In Oceaniferula marina, the following proteins share a genomic window:
- a CDS encoding DUF3592 domain-containing protein encodes MTLIDRLLRASSPGRSIAWSGRLLALAIGLLFGGAGLAILWSTGLGPILKVQAAQSWIAAEGTIIDSGVDSDDEGGKNLTIRYRYQVNGKTYESDQYNPTETSRNFATESLEQAKEAHPVGTAVTVWVNPDDHQEAIIDRSVQPIAWMSFFFPLPFLTAGICGIGWAVLGGYLGKRSLQLREHAARRADKAGCHHLANRLRDPSDDDNESILFLDGDDRLAGAGSLALCCFVNGIVGTFVLVMILMFLSGEGMAIFLFFFLLPFEWIGIGILINTLRLLTGPRAPDYLIIAKPAQPQAGPMTINIQWLFLGRSNKVSRYRELELTVTRGDVHHAYAWFKKKKQTRQVQAAKETISIANSPKSLSGEHSFHIPADSKNNKWGNYQGTTSLMIRWKARGEKQRLQEFILGQTEND; translated from the coding sequence ATGACCCTGATTGATCGACTTCTCAGAGCCAGCTCTCCAGGTCGATCGATCGCATGGTCGGGACGCCTGCTGGCACTTGCCATTGGCTTGCTTTTTGGTGGTGCTGGGCTCGCCATCCTCTGGTCCACCGGACTGGGGCCCATCCTCAAAGTCCAAGCCGCCCAGTCATGGATAGCAGCCGAAGGAACCATCATCGACTCCGGCGTTGACTCGGATGATGAGGGAGGAAAAAATCTCACGATCCGCTACCGCTATCAGGTCAATGGCAAGACCTACGAAAGTGACCAATACAACCCCACCGAAACAAGCCGGAACTTTGCCACCGAATCTCTTGAACAAGCAAAAGAGGCCCACCCGGTCGGCACCGCAGTCACCGTTTGGGTCAACCCGGACGATCACCAAGAAGCTATCATCGACCGCAGCGTCCAGCCCATTGCCTGGATGAGCTTTTTCTTTCCCCTCCCCTTCCTTACCGCCGGAATCTGCGGCATCGGCTGGGCCGTTCTTGGTGGGTATCTTGGCAAAAGAAGTCTGCAGCTCAGAGAACACGCAGCCCGTCGAGCGGACAAAGCAGGCTGCCATCACTTGGCAAACCGCCTTCGAGATCCGAGCGACGACGATAATGAATCCATCCTCTTCCTCGATGGAGATGACCGTCTCGCTGGAGCTGGTTCGCTGGCACTCTGTTGTTTTGTCAACGGCATTGTCGGAACCTTCGTCTTGGTCATGATCCTGATGTTTCTCTCAGGTGAAGGCATGGCGATTTTCCTATTTTTCTTTCTCCTTCCATTTGAGTGGATCGGCATTGGCATCCTCATCAACACCCTACGCCTTCTCACCGGGCCAAGAGCACCGGATTATTTGATCATCGCCAAGCCGGCCCAACCACAAGCAGGCCCAATGACCATCAACATTCAGTGGCTCTTCCTCGGACGCTCCAACAAAGTGAGCCGCTACCGGGAACTGGAACTCACGGTCACCCGGGGTGACGTCCACCATGCATACGCTTGGTTCAAAAAGAAAAAGCAAACCAGACAAGTCCAAGCGGCAAAGGAGACGATCTCAATAGCCAACAGTCCCAAATCGCTATCGGGTGAACATAGCTTCCACATCCCCGCCGATTCCAAAAACAACAAATGGGGAAACTATCAAGGAACCACCAGCCTGATGATTCGCTGGAAAGCCCGTGGCGAGAAACAACGACTTCAAGAGTTCATACTCGGACAAACTGAAAACGATTGA
- the ispG gene encoding (E)-4-hydroxy-3-methylbut-2-enyl-diphosphate synthase — protein MSASNHSQLHYCQDYFAYSRRKTREIIVGNVGIGGDNPIRVQSMITADTRDTEACVQQILELANAGCEIARVTAQTKKYAENLENIRDGVRAAGCDIPLVADIHFKPDAAFEAAKWVEKIRVNPGNYADKKKFEIREYSDEQYAEELKRIREDFAPLVELCKELGRAMRIGTNHGSLSDRIMNRYGDTPLGMVESALEFARIARELGYHNFCFSMKASNPKVMIEAYRLLVARLDQEGPDWNYPIHLGVTEAGDGEDGRIKSAIGIGSLLADGVGDTIRVSLTEDAVHEIPVARAIVASIQNSHLPHDPTGSQRGTLSYDPFSYARRKSHEIEINGHKLGGDHTIRVFTSREKWDSLGDKVDQLGDFNPEAVVEDSAIISVDPYDTDAVMAINAVETPQLVTVADGAHDAADIHAFRLLANKLAAHHPILLKDILTPATEASEDKLPALLTASRNIGSLLCDGIGDAILIQGEQDAEQSLRLGYNILQAAGSRIFKTDYVACPSCGRTLFNLQETTQKVRAATGHLKGVRIAIMGCIVNGPGEMADADFGYVGGAPGKINLYVGKQAVKFNIPEAEAVERLVDLIREHDKWIDAPSG, from the coding sequence ATGAGCGCCAGCAACCACTCCCAGCTTCACTACTGTCAGGATTATTTTGCCTACTCCCGCCGCAAGACCCGCGAGATCATCGTAGGAAACGTCGGCATTGGTGGAGACAACCCGATCCGGGTGCAGTCGATGATCACGGCCGACACCCGCGACACTGAAGCCTGTGTCCAACAAATTCTCGAGCTCGCGAATGCCGGCTGCGAAATCGCCCGCGTCACCGCTCAGACGAAAAAATACGCGGAAAATCTGGAAAATATCCGAGACGGCGTGCGCGCCGCCGGATGTGACATCCCCCTCGTCGCCGATATCCATTTCAAACCCGATGCTGCCTTCGAGGCGGCCAAATGGGTCGAAAAAATCCGCGTCAACCCAGGAAATTACGCCGATAAAAAGAAATTCGAAATCAGGGAGTATAGTGACGAACAATACGCCGAAGAGCTCAAACGCATCCGTGAGGATTTCGCCCCACTGGTCGAACTTTGCAAAGAGCTGGGACGCGCCATGCGGATTGGCACCAACCACGGCTCGCTCTCCGACCGTATCATGAACCGCTACGGCGACACTCCGCTGGGCATGGTGGAAAGCGCGCTCGAATTTGCCCGGATTGCCCGCGAACTCGGCTACCACAATTTCTGTTTTTCGATGAAGGCCTCCAACCCGAAGGTCATGATCGAAGCCTACCGACTGCTTGTCGCCCGCCTCGATCAAGAAGGCCCCGACTGGAATTACCCGATCCACCTCGGGGTGACTGAAGCTGGTGACGGCGAAGACGGCAGGATCAAATCCGCCATCGGGATCGGATCCCTGCTGGCAGACGGAGTCGGCGACACGATCCGCGTCTCTCTCACCGAAGATGCCGTCCACGAAATCCCAGTCGCACGAGCCATCGTGGCAAGCATCCAAAATTCTCATCTACCACACGATCCGACTGGCTCCCAGCGAGGAACGCTCAGCTACGACCCCTTCAGCTACGCCCGCCGAAAAAGCCATGAAATTGAAATCAACGGTCACAAGTTAGGCGGCGACCATACGATCCGCGTGTTTACCTCTCGCGAAAAGTGGGACAGCCTCGGAGACAAGGTTGACCAACTTGGCGACTTCAATCCTGAAGCTGTCGTGGAGGACTCAGCCATCATCTCTGTTGATCCTTATGACACCGATGCCGTCATGGCGATCAATGCCGTCGAAACGCCGCAGCTGGTCACCGTCGCTGACGGAGCTCACGACGCAGCGGACATCCACGCCTTCCGCTTACTCGCGAACAAATTGGCAGCGCATCACCCCATCTTACTGAAGGACATTCTCACTCCAGCAACGGAGGCGTCTGAGGACAAACTCCCCGCCCTACTCACCGCGTCCCGTAACATTGGCTCACTACTCTGTGACGGCATCGGCGATGCCATTCTGATCCAAGGTGAACAAGACGCCGAACAAAGCCTGCGCCTCGGCTACAACATCCTGCAAGCTGCGGGGTCCCGGATTTTTAAAACCGACTACGTCGCCTGCCCATCCTGCGGACGCACTCTGTTCAACCTTCAAGAGACCACCCAGAAAGTCCGAGCTGCCACCGGTCACCTCAAAGGTGTGCGGATCGCCATCATGGGTTGCATCGTCAATGGCCCCGGCGAAATGGCGGACGCCGATTTTGGTTATGTCGGAGGTGCTCCAGGGAAGATCAACCTCTACGTCGGCAAACAAGCAGTGAAATTCAATATTCCGGAAGCTGAAGCCGTCGAACGCCTGGTCGATCTGATCCGGGAACATGACAAGTGGATCGACGCTCCATCAGGATAG
- the galE gene encoding UDP-glucose 4-epimerase GalE: MNVLVVGGAGYIGSHCVRQLQAAGHTPFVLDNLVYGHRAAVADDIPFFDEDLGNRQAVAKILEDNNIDVVMHFAAFINVGESVHAPLKYYENNVGNTIQLLLAMSDAGVKKFVFSSTCATYGEPDTLPLVEDLPQAPINPYGATKLHVEHILQDLARSGEISSAVFRYFNASGAAADGSIGEDHFPETHLIPLAIFAATGQRPALKIFGTDYPTPDGTCLRDYIHVDDLSRAHIAVFDQLEEPNTFVHYNLGTGKPTSVREILDAVEKVTGLPVPAEEAPRREGDPPSLYADNTKARKELGWEPEHMDVESLIATAWKWHQSHPEGYGDPKG; the protein is encoded by the coding sequence ATGAACGTTCTCGTCGTCGGAGGCGCAGGCTACATTGGCAGCCACTGCGTCAGACAACTCCAAGCTGCCGGTCACACCCCCTTTGTTCTCGACAACCTCGTCTACGGTCACCGTGCGGCGGTCGCAGATGACATCCCCTTTTTCGACGAAGACCTTGGCAACCGTCAAGCGGTCGCCAAGATACTCGAAGACAACAACATCGACGTCGTGATGCACTTCGCCGCTTTCATCAACGTCGGCGAGTCGGTCCACGCTCCGTTGAAATACTACGAAAACAATGTCGGCAACACCATTCAACTCCTGCTTGCCATGTCCGACGCCGGAGTGAAAAAATTTGTCTTTTCCTCGACCTGCGCCACCTACGGCGAGCCCGATACGTTGCCACTGGTCGAAGACCTTCCCCAGGCACCCATCAACCCATACGGAGCCACCAAACTACACGTCGAACACATCCTCCAGGACCTCGCCCGATCCGGTGAGATTTCATCGGCCGTGTTCCGCTACTTCAACGCCTCGGGTGCTGCAGCCGACGGCTCCATCGGTGAAGACCACTTCCCGGAAACCCACCTGATCCCTCTCGCCATCTTTGCGGCCACCGGCCAGCGCCCGGCCCTCAAGATCTTTGGCACCGATTACCCGACACCCGACGGCACCTGCCTGCGCGACTACATCCACGTCGACGACCTCTCCCGTGCCCATATCGCAGTCTTCGACCAACTCGAAGAGCCCAACACCTTTGTCCACTACAACCTCGGCACCGGTAAACCCACGTCCGTCAGGGAAATCCTGGACGCCGTAGAAAAAGTTACCGGCCTGCCAGTTCCTGCCGAAGAGGCCCCACGCCGCGAAGGCGACCCACCGTCCCTCTACGCCGACAACACCAAGGCGCGGAAAGAACTCGGCTGGGAACCGGAGCACATGGACGTCGAGTCCCTGATCGCCACCGCCTGGAAATGGCACCAAAGCCACCCTGAAGGCTACGGCGACCCAAAGGGCTAA
- a CDS encoding DUF6973 domain-containing protein, with the protein MMRLLKSNAIRRCRRLLLLVLLVWVLVWCIASLAARAVVAGMVPRIQEKAKRSGVVMGEVHYRTVRVSPWLNGISIRELSLDFDLKPTDRHVLPSSFECETLQLTLTDLFAMKGRIAMEDFEVNFHSSDRPERMPFDRFDDGQLVLGDVPFLAPRQAFHDLLANVKDLFDDNIATGAFEFGGVVQIKLGGSTYPARMFTERDGEAFRLRFSKEDIRALSQRMGLGLAEEQVKVVSLYPLRVPLIASLTVKAKQISVSFHHGDEWKQDALRHLSWSYMLTQTFGAEFAKLVTDAQESKPGNTHDERLMDYNNNAVGRAWVAEKVKIQQIPRMMLEDRRVVLSPEDARSRGEANLLR; encoded by the coding sequence ATGATGAGACTATTGAAATCCAATGCGATTCGCCGCTGTCGCCGCTTGCTCTTGCTGGTGTTGTTGGTCTGGGTTCTGGTTTGGTGTATTGCCAGCTTGGCCGCGCGTGCTGTGGTGGCTGGCATGGTGCCGAGAATTCAGGAAAAGGCAAAGCGTTCGGGTGTAGTCATGGGTGAGGTTCATTACCGGACGGTCAGGGTTTCTCCCTGGTTGAACGGTATCAGCATTCGTGAGTTATCTCTCGATTTCGATTTAAAACCCACTGACAGGCATGTGTTGCCTTCATCATTCGAGTGTGAAACCCTCCAGCTTACATTGACGGATTTGTTTGCGATGAAGGGGCGGATCGCGATGGAGGATTTTGAGGTGAATTTCCACAGCTCCGACCGGCCCGAGCGGATGCCCTTTGATCGATTTGACGACGGACAGCTTGTTTTGGGTGATGTCCCATTCTTGGCTCCCCGGCAGGCGTTTCACGATTTGTTAGCCAATGTGAAGGATTTGTTTGATGATAACATTGCGACCGGAGCGTTTGAATTTGGCGGAGTGGTGCAGATCAAATTGGGAGGCTCCACTTACCCGGCCCGGATGTTTACTGAGCGGGACGGTGAGGCATTTCGTTTGCGATTCAGTAAGGAAGATATCAGAGCATTGTCGCAACGGATGGGCCTTGGCTTGGCTGAAGAGCAAGTCAAAGTGGTTTCTTTGTATCCGTTGAGGGTTCCGCTGATTGCCTCATTGACGGTTAAGGCCAAACAAATATCCGTCTCGTTTCATCATGGAGATGAATGGAAGCAGGACGCGTTGCGGCACCTCTCGTGGAGCTATATGCTTACCCAGACCTTTGGTGCTGAGTTTGCCAAGCTGGTGACGGATGCCCAGGAAAGTAAACCAGGCAATACCCATGATGAGCGATTGATGGATTATAACAACAATGCTGTGGGGCGGGCGTGGGTGGCCGAAAAGGTTAAGATCCAACAGATCCCCCGCATGATGTTGGAAGATCGGCGGGTAGTGCTTAGTCCGGAAGATGCCCGATCACGGGGGGAGGCAAACTTATTGCGCTAA
- a CDS encoding sugar phosphate isomerase/epimerase family protein — MLSFSTCWNNARHTEGETMIDEILDLGFDTMELSHGMTITKLPGIRKAYQEGKFRCSGVHNYFPSPVEVMIDAPDAYEFTSHREYDRQRAMEMSLRTLELAAEFNAHYVVMHMGSVPMPSKKWTKPLTRMVKEGRQLDPAYAKAKLKFVQKREKIAPLYYRRAIDALEQLAEKAAELKVPLAVESRSRFEDVPSESEMVLLQEHFKDNPWVGYWHDFGHVQLKHNLGLLNHEQWLEKMAPYLIGCHVHDVYWPERDHRVPLTGEIDFKSLLKHISPEKPFVWELSPTRKSEQIKEALEVWKLAYPETLKV, encoded by the coding sequence ATGCTCAGTTTCTCCACATGCTGGAACAACGCCCGTCACACCGAGGGCGAAACCATGATCGATGAAATCCTCGACCTTGGATTCGACACCATGGAGCTGAGCCATGGTATGACGATCACCAAACTTCCGGGGATTCGCAAAGCCTATCAGGAGGGCAAGTTCCGCTGCTCCGGCGTTCACAACTACTTCCCTTCACCCGTCGAAGTCATGATCGACGCCCCGGACGCCTACGAGTTCACCTCCCACCGCGAGTACGACCGCCAACGCGCAATGGAAATGAGCCTGCGCACGCTCGAACTCGCCGCCGAATTCAATGCTCACTATGTCGTGATGCACATGGGCTCCGTGCCCATGCCGAGTAAAAAATGGACCAAACCGCTGACCCGCATGGTCAAAGAAGGACGCCAACTCGACCCTGCCTACGCCAAGGCCAAACTCAAGTTTGTCCAAAAGAGAGAGAAAATAGCACCTCTCTACTATCGCCGCGCAATTGATGCCTTGGAGCAACTTGCTGAAAAGGCAGCCGAACTCAAAGTCCCCCTCGCCGTTGAGTCACGCTCCCGCTTCGAAGACGTCCCCAGCGAGTCCGAAATGGTTCTCCTCCAGGAACACTTCAAAGACAACCCGTGGGTTGGCTACTGGCACGACTTCGGACACGTCCAACTCAAGCACAACCTCGGCCTGCTCAATCACGAACAATGGCTCGAAAAAATGGCCCCCTATCTCATTGGTTGCCACGTCCACGATGTCTATTGGCCCGAGCGTGACCACCGGGTGCCTCTCACCGGTGAAATCGATTTTAAATCACTACTCAAACACATCAGTCCGGAAAAACCCTTCGTCTGGGAACTCAGCCCGACCCGCAAAAGTGAACAAATCAAAGAAGCTCTGGAAGTCTGGAAACTCGCCTACCCCGAAACGCTGAAAGTCTAA
- a CDS encoding L,D-transpeptidase family protein → MKSPSLPQENWTSRPAKNSPKTSLPKLPNLPPNTNRHISMRPLALLLLSCLPLLAQIPKNCSQVVVGIAENWNSTNATLTLYQKHGRSWKNQGQSWQTRLGKKGLAWGRGLHRTPESKAPAKREGDWKAPAGVFKIGGAYGYAAKVQHHPKLPYRQITTSDLWVEDRNSPHYNRHIILNHPASTAWEKKAQMRQNDHAHSLKLYIAHNDAMLGGKAIPGLGSAIFFHIWRSNGTRPTAGCTTMQENKLKQLIANIDPAKNPVYVLLPKAEYQQLKKQWKLP, encoded by the coding sequence ATGAAATCCCCATCCTTGCCTCAGGAAAACTGGACCTCAAGGCCTGCAAAGAACTCGCCGAAAACTTCATTGCCTAAGCTCCCCAACCTCCCCCCTAACACCAACCGACACATTTCCATGCGCCCCCTCGCTCTGTTATTGCTTTCCTGCCTGCCACTTCTGGCCCAGATACCCAAAAACTGTAGTCAGGTTGTAGTCGGCATCGCCGAAAATTGGAACAGTACAAACGCCACGCTCACACTCTATCAGAAACACGGACGCTCATGGAAAAACCAAGGGCAAAGCTGGCAGACACGACTCGGAAAAAAAGGACTGGCATGGGGGCGCGGACTGCACCGCACGCCGGAGTCGAAGGCCCCAGCCAAACGTGAAGGTGACTGGAAGGCTCCCGCAGGAGTCTTCAAAATCGGTGGAGCATATGGCTATGCAGCCAAGGTTCAACACCACCCCAAACTCCCGTACCGCCAAATCACCACCAGCGACCTCTGGGTGGAAGACCGGAACTCCCCCCACTACAACCGGCACATCATCCTCAACCATCCTGCATCCACCGCCTGGGAGAAAAAAGCCCAGATGCGGCAAAACGACCACGCCCACTCACTCAAGCTCTACATCGCCCACAACGATGCCATGCTCGGCGGCAAAGCCATCCCCGGACTGGGCAGCGCCATCTTCTTCCATATCTGGCGGAGCAACGGCACCCGCCCAACCGCAGGCTGCACCACCATGCAGGAAAACAAACTCAAACAACTCATCGCCAACATCGATCCCGCCAAAAACCCGGTCTACGTCCTGCTGCCCAAAGCCGAGTACCAGCAGCTCAAAAAACAGTGGAAACTGCCATAG
- a CDS encoding AMP-binding protein, whose product MSNKIEILGKNNIPEQGALVIPGRLDFNEMLHLEQLFAKRPITWLCEEKVKLEPAVESFLDREGTNAIAFDATDADPASIGATLRQHLSGGGIIIFFPGYVSAHTAECCHIPGPTIRQLCALGLPVLPLSASKPREIALSSDNANRLPESVFTFAPLIPEDKISVASWRQALLEAEEEAFASRSFLQESLPVSLIAGLKKHGSSNSLYDGTDDSELSFDKLLAVAIVFAQEIKELTSKKRVGVILPPGKGGTLANLAVLLAGKIPVNINFTASHKAVQSSIRQADVDRFITADPFVRKVASFPWPPNRDLIFIERTLPHLQKRIKRWFILCKILPTPMIAKILGLGKSRGDDEAVLLFTSGSSGEPKGVPLSHRNLLANVCQFGSRINLSHESRLLGCLPLFHSFGITATMLYPCLEGLNLVTYPNPLETKRLAELIKIHQVTALIATPTFLRGYMRRVAPEQLSSLQYCVTGAEKLPQSLAEAFKEKFGIDVLEGFGLTETSPATNINLPELPAHGDAPVISSHRRGSVGKLLPGIAVRMTNPATDQASPISEQGSIWLRGANVFSGYLNNQEKTAEIFEDQWFNTGDVGRVDDDGFLIIEGRLSRFSKIAGEMVPHETVEATITQTLGLDKETERKIAVVGIPDEQKGEAIALLTTVCGETRDQECIALRYQLMDQGIPSLWCPKLFIPVDEIPILASGKLDLKACKELAENFIA is encoded by the coding sequence ATGAGCAATAAAATTGAAATCCTAGGCAAAAACAACATCCCGGAGCAAGGAGCCCTCGTCATCCCCGGACGACTGGATTTCAATGAAATGCTTCACCTTGAGCAACTCTTTGCCAAGCGCCCGATCACCTGGCTCTGCGAAGAAAAGGTCAAATTGGAACCCGCCGTCGAAAGCTTCCTCGACCGCGAGGGCACCAATGCCATCGCCTTCGATGCCACCGATGCCGACCCCGCAAGTATTGGAGCCACCTTACGCCAACACCTGAGTGGCGGCGGCATCATCATCTTCTTTCCTGGCTACGTATCAGCCCACACTGCGGAATGCTGCCACATCCCCGGACCAACCATCCGCCAACTCTGTGCCCTTGGACTCCCCGTCCTACCCCTCTCTGCCAGTAAACCCAGGGAGATCGCCCTCTCCTCAGATAATGCCAACCGCCTTCCCGAATCCGTTTTCACCTTCGCCCCTCTGATCCCTGAAGACAAAATCTCGGTGGCGTCCTGGCGTCAGGCCCTGCTCGAAGCGGAAGAAGAAGCCTTTGCCTCCCGATCCTTCCTCCAGGAATCCCTGCCAGTCTCCCTGATAGCAGGACTCAAAAAACACGGCTCATCCAATTCACTCTACGACGGAACCGATGACTCCGAACTGAGCTTCGACAAACTGCTAGCGGTTGCGATTGTCTTTGCCCAGGAGATCAAAGAGCTCACCAGTAAAAAACGCGTCGGCGTCATCCTGCCACCTGGCAAGGGAGGCACCCTCGCCAACCTCGCCGTGCTCTTGGCTGGCAAGATCCCGGTCAATATCAACTTCACCGCCAGCCATAAGGCCGTGCAATCCTCGATCCGCCAAGCCGACGTCGACCGCTTTATCACTGCCGATCCCTTTGTCCGTAAAGTGGCCTCCTTCCCATGGCCCCCGAACCGTGACCTGATTTTCATCGAACGCACACTCCCGCATTTGCAAAAACGCATTAAACGCTGGTTCATCCTCTGTAAAATCCTCCCTACCCCGATGATTGCCAAAATCCTGGGGCTCGGAAAATCGAGAGGCGACGACGAAGCGGTCCTGCTGTTCACCTCCGGATCATCCGGAGAACCCAAGGGCGTGCCCCTCTCTCACCGCAACCTACTGGCCAACGTCTGTCAGTTTGGCAGCCGCATCAATCTCAGTCATGAGTCCCGCCTACTCGGCTGCCTGCCCCTATTCCACTCGTTTGGCATCACGGCCACCATGCTCTACCCCTGCCTCGAAGGCCTGAATCTGGTGACTTACCCGAACCCGCTGGAAACCAAACGCCTCGCCGAACTCATCAAGATCCACCAGGTGACGGCCCTCATCGCCACCCCCACTTTCTTGCGCGGCTACATGCGCCGCGTCGCCCCCGAGCAACTTTCCAGCCTGCAGTACTGCGTCACCGGAGCGGAAAAGCTCCCCCAGTCACTCGCCGAGGCTTTCAAGGAAAAATTCGGGATCGACGTGCTCGAAGGGTTTGGCCTAACCGAAACCTCACCGGCCACCAACATCAACTTACCCGAACTTCCTGCCCATGGTGACGCCCCGGTGATTTCATCCCACCGCCGCGGCTCGGTAGGCAAACTCCTGCCTGGAATTGCCGTGCGAATGACCAATCCTGCCACCGACCAAGCAAGCCCAATCTCTGAGCAAGGCAGCATCTGGCTGCGCGGGGCGAATGTCTTTTCCGGCTACCTCAATAACCAAGAAAAAACCGCAGAAATCTTCGAGGACCAATGGTTCAATACCGGCGACGTCGGCCGGGTCGATGACGACGGCTTTCTGATCATCGAAGGGCGCTTGTCCCGATTCTCCAAAATTGCCGGCGAAATGGTTCCCCACGAAACCGTGGAAGCCACCATCACCCAAACACTCGGACTCGATAAAGAAACCGAACGCAAAATCGCCGTTGTCGGCATCCCGGACGAGCAAAAAGGAGAAGCCATCGCCCTGCTCACCACCGTCTGCGGAGAAACCCGGGATCAGGAATGCATTGCCCTGCGCTACCAACTCATGGATCAGGGAATCCCCAGCCTCTGGTGCCCCAAGCTCTTCATCCCCGTCGATGAAATCCCCATCCTTGCCTCAGGAAAACTGGACCTCAAGGCCTGCAAAGAACTCGCCGAAAACTTCATTGCCTAA
- the nusB gene encoding transcription antitermination factor NusB: MHKRRDIRESAVQFLYFSDLEGAADPSAMQDTFWEIIQENSLRKLNQAKAKAILHIAQGRESRMAKLSERVPLAQAEIKATGNLSPLSTSLRSLLREESKLNAALDLLRSAMQSKTGEELIPQRLSEVFTANHVVQDSRRTWQLSLEDYPAWRSKLEAITAAVSHLERISKRFDAIERLETTETPEPGTEHLHSSSQEITQFRQQTESLVQGVLTNKENLDEQLSKIVENYSPDRVDPVDRAILRIGAYEILLCDDIPRAVSINEAIEIAKRFGTTESSRFINGILDAL, from the coding sequence ATGCATAAACGGCGCGACATCCGCGAATCCGCGGTTCAATTTCTCTATTTTTCTGATCTGGAAGGAGCGGCCGACCCCTCCGCCATGCAGGATACCTTCTGGGAGATCATTCAGGAGAACTCCCTGCGTAAACTCAACCAGGCCAAGGCCAAAGCCATTCTGCATATCGCCCAAGGGCGGGAAAGCCGAATGGCCAAGCTCAGTGAGCGCGTACCACTGGCCCAAGCCGAGATCAAAGCCACAGGCAACCTGAGCCCACTCAGCACCAGCCTGCGCAGTCTGCTCCGAGAGGAAAGCAAACTGAATGCCGCACTCGATCTGCTCAGATCAGCCATGCAGAGCAAGACCGGTGAAGAGCTGATCCCCCAACGCCTCAGCGAAGTATTCACCGCCAACCACGTCGTTCAGGACTCACGCAGAACCTGGCAGCTCAGCTTGGAGGATTATCCCGCTTGGAGATCTAAACTCGAAGCCATCACAGCTGCGGTCAGCCACCTCGAGCGCATCTCGAAGCGCTTCGACGCCATCGAACGCCTGGAGACCACGGAAACACCGGAACCGGGAACGGAACACCTTCACTCGAGCAGTCAGGAAATCACGCAGTTCCGTCAGCAAACCGAATCCTTGGTCCAAGGGGTTCTGACAAACAAAGAGAACCTGGACGAACAGCTTTCCAAGATTGTCGAAAACTACTCCCCGGACCGGGTCGACCCCGTCGACCGTGCCATCCTTCGTATCGGAGCCTACGAAATCCTGCTCTGCGACGATATCCCGCGCGCCGTCAGTATCAACGAAGCCATCGAAATTGCCAAACGCTTCGGCACCACCGAATCATCGCGATTCATCAACGGCATCCTTGACGCACTGTAA